The genomic stretch CCACGGGTTCTTCGACGACTGGCGGCTCTTCGACGAGGGGTGGTTCTTCAACGACGGGCGGTTCTTCAACGACGGGTGGTTCTTCGACGACGGGTGGTTCTTCGACGACGGGTGGTTCTTCGACGACGGGTG from Candidatus Obscuribacterales bacterium encodes the following:
- a CDS encoding PEP-CTERM sorting domain-containing protein gives rise to the protein PVVEEPPVVEEPPVVEEPPVVEEPPVVEEPPLVEEPPVVEEPVVSQPPIEEVPEPMTLLGTGLAIGFGAWFKRRQRNA